The following are encoded in a window of Terriglobales bacterium genomic DNA:
- the nrfD gene encoding NrfD/PsrC family molybdoenzyme membrane anchor subunit yields the protein MPEKPSHPLPGKAPVLEPGHTFGTITDKISSIVLTRRVSLGWLVGFGVGAGLAGVLLVAVSYLFLKGVGIWGIDMPVAWGFAIVNFVWWIGIGHAGTLISAILLLLKQQWRNSINRFAEAMTLFAVMCAGMFPVLHLGRPWLAYWLFPYPNTMNIWPQFRSPLVWDVFAVSTYFTVSLLFWFVGLIPDLATLRDRATNRVTRAAYGFLAMGWRGSARHWKRYESAYLLLAGLATPLVLSVHTVVSFDFAVSIVPGWHTTIFPPYFVAGAIYSGFAMVVVMAIPIRHFYGLQDMITERHLENSAKVMLATGLIVAYGYFMEVFMAWFGGNHFEQYMIFNRMRGPYAVLYWCLILFNVAIPQLLWVRPIRKSPFWLFILSLDVLVGMWLERFVIVITSLHRDYLPSSWGMYWPTVWDWATYVGTIGFFVMCMFLFIRFLPMISIFEMRTLLPEAEVEAGD from the coding sequence ATGCCCGAGAAGCCGAGCCATCCGCTGCCGGGCAAAGCTCCAGTGCTCGAGCCGGGACACACCTTCGGGACGATCACCGACAAGATCAGTTCCATCGTGCTGACCCGCCGGGTGTCGCTCGGCTGGCTGGTGGGCTTCGGCGTCGGCGCGGGCCTGGCGGGCGTGCTGCTGGTGGCCGTCAGCTACCTGTTCCTGAAGGGCGTCGGGATCTGGGGCATCGACATGCCGGTGGCGTGGGGCTTCGCCATCGTCAATTTCGTGTGGTGGATCGGGATCGGGCACGCGGGCACGCTGATCTCGGCCATCCTGCTGCTGCTCAAGCAGCAGTGGCGCAACTCCATCAACCGCTTCGCCGAGGCCATGACCCTGTTCGCGGTGATGTGCGCCGGGATGTTCCCGGTGCTGCACCTGGGGCGGCCGTGGCTGGCCTACTGGCTCTTCCCCTATCCCAACACCATGAACATCTGGCCGCAGTTCCGCAGCCCGCTGGTGTGGGACGTGTTCGCGGTCTCGACCTACTTCACGGTGTCGCTGCTGTTCTGGTTCGTGGGCCTGATCCCCGACCTGGCGACCCTGCGCGACCGCGCCACCAACCGCGTCACCCGGGCCGCTTACGGGTTCCTGGCCATGGGATGGCGGGGCTCGGCGCGACACTGGAAGCGCTACGAATCGGCCTACCTGCTGCTGGCCGGACTGGCGACCCCGCTGGTGCTCTCGGTGCACACGGTGGTGTCGTTCGATTTCGCGGTCTCCATCGTGCCCGGGTGGCACACCACCATCTTCCCGCCCTACTTCGTCGCCGGCGCCATCTACTCCGGCTTCGCCATGGTGGTGGTGATGGCCATCCCCATCCGCCACTTCTACGGGCTGCAAGACATGATCACCGAGCGCCACCTGGAGAACTCCGCCAAGGTCATGCTGGCCACCGGCCTGATCGTCGCCTACGGATACTTCATGGAAGTCTTCATGGCCTGGTTTGGCGGCAATCACTTTGAGCAGTACATGATCTTCAACCGCATGCGCGGGCCGTACGCGGTGCTCTACTGGTGCCTGATCCTGTTCAACGTCGCCATCCCGCAGCTGCTGTGGGTGCGCCCGATCCGCAAGAGCCCCTTCTGGCTGTTCATCCTCTCGCTGGACGTGCTGGTCGGGATGTGGCTGGAGCGGTTCGTGATTGTCATCACCAGCCTGCACCGCGACTACCTGCCGTCGTCGTGGGGCATGTACTGGCCGACGGTGTGGGACTGGGCAACCTACGTGGGGACCATCGGCTTCTTCGTGATGTGCATGTTCCTGTTCATCCGCTTCCTGCCCATGATCTCCATCTTTGAGATGCGCACGCTGCTGCCGGAAGCGGAAGTGGAGGCTGGAGATTGA
- a CDS encoding DUF3341 domain-containing protein, with protein MKRPPIHGLMAEFDNASDLVQAAHRAYQAGYRRMDAYSPFPIEELSEAIGFHHTNVPLVVLIGGLLGGLSGYLMQYWVSALNYPLNVAGRPLNSWPAFIVVTFEMTILGAALFAVLGMLALNGLPMPYHPVFHVERFAFASKDRFFLCIEARDPKFDRKGTEDFLRSLSPREVTEVPH; from the coding sequence TTGAAGCGCCCGCCGATCCATGGCCTGATGGCCGAATTCGATAACGCCAGCGACCTGGTGCAGGCGGCGCACCGCGCCTACCAGGCCGGTTATCGCCGCATGGACGCCTACAGCCCCTTCCCCATCGAGGAACTGAGCGAGGCCATCGGATTCCATCACACCAACGTGCCCCTGGTGGTGCTGATCGGCGGCCTGCTGGGCGGGCTGAGCGGCTACCTGATGCAGTACTGGGTCTCCGCCCTCAATTACCCGCTGAACGTCGCCGGGCGCCCGCTGAACTCGTGGCCGGCGTTCATCGTGGTGACCTTCGAGATGACCATCCTGGGGGCGGCGCTGTTCGCGGTGCTGGGGATGCTGGCCCTGAACGGCCTGCCCATGCCCTATCACCCGGTGTTCCACGTGGAACGTTTCGCCTTCGCCAGCAAGGACCGCTTCTTCCTGTGCATCGAGGCCCGCGACCCCAAGTTCGACCGCAAGGGTACCGAGGATTTCCTGCGCTCGCTGAGCCCGCGCGAGGTCACGGAGGTGCCGCATTAA
- a CDS encoding cytochrome c, translating to MLASLGLSLMTGCRLDMHNQPKYIPLRESEFFADGRSGRPLVPGTVPRGELRDDASYYTGLVGDKLLDTMPVPVNKDLLKRGQERFNIFCAPCHSALGDGQGTIARRGYLKPPSFHDDRLRDAPLGHFYRVMTYGSGAMPDYAQQIPPADRWAIVAYIRALQLSQAAPASDVPERDRPLLGQPPSKGEAAPAKTGPVGGEEKK from the coding sequence TTGCTCGCGTCGCTCGGCTTGTCGCTCATGACCGGCTGCCGCCTCGACATGCACAACCAGCCGAAGTACATCCCGCTGCGGGAGAGCGAGTTCTTCGCCGACGGCCGTTCCGGCAGGCCGCTGGTGCCGGGCACCGTGCCGCGCGGCGAGCTGCGCGACGACGCCTCGTACTACACCGGGCTGGTCGGCGACAAGCTGCTCGACACCATGCCGGTGCCGGTGAACAAGGACTTGCTGAAGCGCGGGCAGGAGCGCTTCAACATCTTCTGCGCGCCCTGCCACTCGGCGCTGGGCGACGGCCAGGGGACGATCGCGCGCCGCGGCTACCTGAAGCCTCCCAGCTTCCACGATGACCGCCTGCGCGACGCGCCCCTGGGGCACTTCTACCGCGTCATGACGTATGGCTCCGGGGCGATGCCCGATTATGCGCAACAGATCCCGCCCGCCGACCGCTGGGCCATCGTGGCCTACATCCGCGCGCTGCAACTCAGCCAGGCGGCGCCTGCCAGCGACGTGCCCGAGCGCGACCGGCCGTTGCTGGGCCAGCCGCCCAGCAAGGGCGAAGCCGCTCCGGCGAAGACGGGGCCGGTTGGAGGAGAAGAAAAGAAGTGA
- a CDS encoding SCO family protein, whose translation MQQGFIKTMAFMAALLLPLAGRADDRRLVPPEKDTRPLLLQKVSFDQKLGAQLPLDLKFRDEYGNQIALGQYFHQKPVILSLVYYQCPMLCTQVLNGMVSAFLPLSFSAGKEFEVVTVSFDARETPAMAAAKKETYLKRYRRPSAYDGWHFLTGDQASIDALTQAVGFHYAFDPKLNQFAHASGIMVITPEGRIAQYYYGIEYSSRDLRLGLVEASKNKIGTLVDQVLLYCYHYDPAQGRYGAIAMRMMRLGGVATVLLLGGFMIVMFRRDARAAPGRAG comes from the coding sequence ATGCAACAAGGATTCATCAAGACGATGGCATTCATGGCGGCCCTGCTGCTGCCGCTGGCGGGCCGCGCCGACGACCGGCGCCTGGTCCCGCCGGAGAAAGACACGCGCCCCTTGCTCCTGCAGAAGGTCTCTTTCGACCAGAAGCTGGGCGCGCAGCTCCCGCTCGACCTCAAGTTCCGCGACGAGTACGGCAACCAGATCGCGCTCGGGCAATATTTCCACCAGAAGCCGGTGATCCTCAGCCTGGTCTATTACCAGTGTCCCATGCTGTGCACGCAGGTGCTGAATGGGATGGTGAGCGCCTTCCTGCCGCTGAGCTTCAGCGCCGGCAAGGAGTTCGAAGTCGTCACCGTCAGCTTCGATGCGCGCGAGACGCCGGCGATGGCGGCCGCCAAGAAGGAAACGTACCTCAAGCGCTACCGGCGGCCCTCGGCCTACGACGGCTGGCACTTCCTGACCGGCGACCAGGCCTCGATCGACGCCCTCACCCAGGCGGTCGGCTTCCATTACGCCTTCGACCCCAAGCTGAACCAGTTCGCGCACGCCAGCGGCATCATGGTCATCACGCCCGAGGGCAGGATCGCCCAGTACTATTACGGCATCGAGTATTCGTCGCGCGACCTGCGGCTGGGCCTGGTCGAGGCCTCGAAGAACAAGATCGGCACGCTGGTGGACCAGGTGCTGCTCTACTGCTACCACTACGATCCGGCGCAGGGACGCTACGGCGCCATCGCCATGCGCATGATGCGGCTGGGCGGCGTCGCCACTGTGCTGCTGCTGGGCGGGTTCATGATCGTCATGTTCCGCCGCGACGCCCGCGCCGCTCCGGGGAGGGCCGGCTAG